One window of the Gambusia affinis linkage group LG13, SWU_Gaff_1.0, whole genome shotgun sequence genome contains the following:
- the LOC122842444 gene encoding uncharacterized protein LOC122842444 isoform X2, whose protein sequence is MDNCDLEKLTISAGKLQPAFSPQVTDYKVTVESSVDKVTLGLSTSDCGASYSILTGDRSSTVTLKEGINRVEIEVVSEDGTVKKYSVDITKLSAKVAELSDLSLEGDIPLHPAFAAKVHEYSSFVPFHCNLVTVQTKVPDSLIKVAVNGQSDSQTVSLHFGDTLVEISVCSADGSVTQVYTVCVTRELIPVAVTFSEGKHQVEYECPVSLSALYRAVSVHQSDPKSIFSRPYIEMLARRSKVDPFTGSVLGEGWKVSELDVDKTMSAAPVHCFFRYRGCDSVMQLSELGLHALDCPHKPTGELDAKDVIESRWYKEYFATSAGLEIETKHVCTVRNWEKKLQMTQEENTVDNLCALAEEHLKLHREHLPKPGERLRSENVDALLHRLDEAAALYASAIALSPKNAKVHFLLGLVLEEHHNTTQVYGSPKKADKDKEDISEAKSSAHQDDILAVCKLHGFHGMPSVENQLQALDKEYHQLKDQGQFSKSDYVQTLYLWLSKHAAKDRNIVMQDEESHMYRSLLKYLDAWSLSPDSWEFSLHIGRLLLLQGRSKEALQHVQTGLALRPLDPALRFFTGLALLQQEQKACEATEKEAALFLHQGLEHFVSQRCSASQEDQDPFDPLSSLNPQFLRGLLTLGQLQQKAMLSEKSMTPEQVYHIVAALAARSVSQFVCHSEASRQLEWVLLDAHFALLQRLIQQGEQQAQAVVDMQALVAKRCQALTALIRLTTISPCQELLDMQERTCQLAVVTSPRDSRALCHLGVAQLAQYDSNPNSDRSNEVLSDACLSFQASIELEDKPQSGDPPEPLGKQKWWQQHLEVKNKKAAAQASPQPTQAPLCKTVPIRDAKLGRGGPIQGRAPGSRPPPVAPAAPVRGGKVLQPPARIPPVNLVCAWHPGLVEKKQNKIKAQTLI, encoded by the exons ATGGATAACTGTGATTTGGAGAAGCTCACTATCTCTGCTGGGAAGCTCCAGCCAGCCTTCTCACCACAAGTTACAGACTACAAAGTGACAGTGGAGAGCAGTGTCGACAAAGTGACTCTGGGCCTGAGCACCAGTGATTGTGGAGCATCATACAGCATT CTGACTGGTGATCGTTCCAGCACTGTTACACTGAAGGAGGGGATAAACAGAGTGGAAATTGAAGTGGTGTCTGAAGATGGGACAGTGAAGAAATACAGTGTGGACATCACTAAGCTGTCAGCAAAGGTCGCAGAGCTCAGTGATCTGTCTCTGGAAGGGGATATTCCACTTCACCCAGCTTTTGCTGCCAAAGTCCATGAATACAGCA GTTTTGTCCCATTTCACTGTAATTTAGTGACAGTTCAAACCAAGGTTCCAGACAGCCTCATTAAAGTTGCAGTAAATGGTCAAAGCGACTCTCAAACTGTCTCACTACATTTTGGAGACACCTTGGTGGAGATCTCTGTCTGCTCAGCAGATGGCAGTGTTACGCAG GTGTACACAGTGTGTGTGACGCGGGAGCTGATTCCCGTGGCTGTGACCTTCTCGGAGGGGAAACATCAAGTGGAATATGAATGCCCCGTGTCTCTCAGCGCTCTGTACAGAGCTGTGTCTGTCCACCAGAG TGACCCGAAGAGCATCTTCTCAAGACCTTACATCGAGATGCTGGCCCGACGGTCAAAGGTTGACCCGTttactggttctgttctgggagAAGGCTGGAAGGTCTCTGAACTGGACGTTGACAAAACGATGTCAGCAGCTCCGGTCCACTGCTTCTTTCGTTACCGAG GATGTGACAGCGTGATGCAGCTATCAGAGCTCGGGTTGCACGCCCTGGACTGTCCACACAAACCCACCGGGGAGCTGGATGCAAAG GATGTCATAGAGAGCCGGTGGTATAAGGAGTACTTTGCCACATCTGCAGGTCTGGAGATAGAGACAAAGCATGTTTGTACG GTGCGTAACTGGGAGAAAAAACTCCAAATGACACAAGAGGAGAACACTGTGGATAACCTGTGTGCTCTGGCTGAGGAGCATCTGAAACTCCACAGGGAACACCTACCGAAACCAG GCGAGCGTTTGAGGAGTGAGAACGTGGACGCTCTGCTGCACCGCCTGGATGAGGCGGCTGCTCTTTATGCATCAGCAATCGCCCTCAGTCCCAAAAATGCCAAAGTCCACTTTCTGCTGGGTCTCGTTTTGGAGGAGCACCACAACACCACCCAGGTTTACGGCTCTCCGAAAAAG GCTGATAAGGACAAAGAGGACATAAGTGAGGCCAAGTCTTCGGCCCATCAGGACGACATCCTGGCTGTGTGTAAGCTGCATGGCTTCCACGGCATGCCCTCCGTGGAGAACCAGCTGCAGGCCCTGGATAAGGAGTATCACCAGCTGAAAGATCAGGGACAGTTCAGCAAGTCAGACTATGTGCAGACCCTTTACCTCTGGCTGTCCAAGCATGCTGCAAAG GATCGCAACATAGTGATGCAAGACGAGGAGAGCCACATGTATCGATCCCTCCTGAAGTACCTGGACGCTTGGTCCCTGAGCCCGGACAGCTGGGAGTTCAGCCTCCACATAGGGAgactcctgctgctgcaggggAGAAGCAAGGAAGCTCTGCAGCACGTTCAGACCGGGCTGGCGCTGCGCCCGCTGGACCCCGCACTCAG attctttacAGGCCTGGCTCTGTTGCAGCAGGAGCAGAAAGCCTGTGAGGCCACGGAGAAGGAGGCTGCACTGTTCTTACATCAGGGACTGGAGCACTTTGTCAGCCAACGCTGTAGCGCGAG TCAGGAGGACCAGGATCCATTCGACCCTCTGTCCAGCCTGAATCCACAGTTTCTCCGAGGGCTTCTCACCCTGgggcagctgcagcagaaggcCATGTTGTCTGAGAAGTCCATGACTCCTGAGCAGGTGTATCACAT CGTGGCGGCGCTGGCTGCCCGGAGCGTGAGTCAGTTTGTGTGTCACAGCGAGGCGAGCAGGCAGCTGGAGTGGGTGCTGCTGGATGCTCACTTCGCCCTGCTGCAGAGACTCATCCAGCAGGGCGAGCAGCAGGCGCAGGCGGTCGTCGACATGCAGGCCCTGGTGGCGAAGAGGTGCCAGGCCCTCACCGCTCTCATCCGCCTGACAACCATCTCTCCTTGCCAAGAGCTGCTGGACATGCAAGAGAGA ACGTGCCAGCTGGCGGTGGTTACGTCTCCGCGGGACAGCCGAGCTCTGTGTCACCTCGGAGTGGCCCAGCTGGCTCAGTACGATAGCAACCCGAACTCAGACAGGTCAAATGAGGTCCTGAGCGACGCCTGCCTCAGCTTCCAGGCCAGCATCGAGCTGGAAGACAAACCTCAGAGTGGAGATCCACCTGAACCGCTGGGCA AACAGAAGTGGTGGCAGCAGCACCTGGAGGTTAAAAACAAGAAGGCAGCCGCGCAGGCCAGCCCTCAACCAACCCAAGCTCCACTTTGCAAGACTGTCCCAATCAGGGACGCCAAGCTGGGCAGAGGAGGTCCGATTCAGGGTCGGGCCCCTGGGTCCAGACCTCCTCCAGTTGCCCCTGCGGCCCCCGTCAGAGGAGGGAAGGTGCTTCAACCTCCAGCTAGAATTCCTCCAGTCAA CCTTGTGTGTGCATGGCATCCTGGACtcgtagaaaaaaaacaaaacaagataaaagCACAGACATTGATCTGA